The window TTTCACCCATCTTGCCGGAATTCCTATCGATCGCAATAATACGACCATTGACGTTGAGAAATTATCACAATAGCCAATTTTCGTATCAAATAAAAATTGATCTACATAGTCTTGTTCTTCCGAAGGGACAGCCACTTTATCCGTGTCGTATCGGAACCCATTTTGTTTAAAAAACATTTCAATCGCTCTTGCCTGATCGTAAGGAGTATCTCTGCCTTCCACAATATCCGCAGCTAACTCTCTAACTCTAGCAGGCAAGGTTTCCGGTAATTGTAAATACCGCTCAGCTAACGTCGGATCAATTTCTTCTGTCGGGTTCTTCAGAGTGCTGTATAGATAAACCGGCTTACTGTATTCCACTGTATAGCCCGGTAAAGCTGTAGGAGCACGGTCTACAAAAGACATAATCTTTTCCGTATCCAATGACATCATGAATTCAAGATTTGGAAGTACAGAAATCATCGCAGAGGTAACAGACTTCAATCCATAAGGCTGTATAACAAATTCATAAGGATTCATCACTTCAATCGTGGCCGTTTTTGTATCCTCTTCAGGACCTACCGGCAAGGAATACTGCACCTGTTCCCCATGTGCGAAAGCTCTCAATTCTCCTTGGAAGTAACTTGAGTCCTCCCATCCCTTCGATGTATAAACATCCTTTGTTTCCACACGCCAATACTGCTTCGTTTCCGCTTCCGCTAAGAATACTACAGTATCATCTGCCACAAAGGAGCCACCTAATCTACTATCATTTTCACCATACCCTACCTTCCTAATACCTCCCCCATTTACTTCAGCTCCACCTTTACCAGCTGCTGCTTTAATAAACGGTACTGGATCTGGCCATTGAGGAGAAAATTTTGGCAGGAAAATGGCAATACTACTCACAACCATCACCAGCAAAACAACCGGTACGGATAATTTTATATATCTCATTAAATCCACTTTTATATCCGCTTGTTTTAATAAACGCTTTAATAATAAGAAGACGGTCATAGCTAAACCAAGCACCATTATTCTGACGATTGCAAAATCCCCATCGTACTTGGTGAAAGTATCAAGTGTCCCTATGAAAAACACTGTTAACAACAAGAAATAAAAAACACTCATCCTTACCACTATCCAATGATGAATCAGATAAATTAACATCCAAATTAAGATAAAGAACAAGAACGTTCGGAAAGGATCGGTAATATGGAGCCAATCTGCACTTAGTATGGCTGTAAGATTTGTTTGAAAATCATTAAACAGAAAATCTATCCCTTCAGCAGAAAGGACAAAAACTTGTCCATACACAAAGACAATAAACCATATGATATAACTAAATTTAATGAGCGCTGAAATAACAAAGTGAATTTGAAATAAGCTGATTACAAGCGCCAGGGCTATAAATAACATGATCAATTGCAAAAAGCCGGTGTTCGTCAGCTCCATTACCGGCACAAGCCATTCTCGCAAAAGAAAGAATATCACAATATAGTAAATTGCCAATTCTATCAAACTAAACGTATTTTTCTTCACGGCTTCATCACCTCCGTGAATGCATTTTCAAATTGATCATCTGTAATATGAATTACTTTTACATTCCCCACACTCAATCGTTTTTCTATAACTTTTTCTTTCTGATCAGAAACAACAAAACAAACAATACCCCTTGCAAATTTGGAACTATTCACAAAAAAGTCCTTCAATTCTTTGGAAAGCTCTCCGGTGACAAGTACTAAAGTAGCAGAATTGATTAACCCCATTTCATTCCCAAGAATGGAATCAATCGACTGTTTTGAATCTGGTTCGATGACAGCTAAATGTTGCATTACTTTTTCTAGCCGACTTTGGGACTTTAGTTTTGGAAATATCTCCTTTTTTTCACCTGTTGATAAAAAAGAAATGTCACCATGATTTTTGATGACACTTTGCAGGATAGAAGCCGTTAAATCCACAGCATGTTCAAAATTCTTAGTTGAAGACTGTTCAATTGCAAGAAAGATATCCTGGGTTTGACGATCTTCAAATTCCTTCGTACGCAAGGTTTCATTTTTGGCAAAGGATTTCCAGTGTATCCATGAATACTTATCCCCAGATTGGTAATCTCTTATTCCCGTTACTAGTGATGTATCTTTTACCATCGAAAAAGGTGCGGCTACTCCACCATGTTCAAATTGCATTTGTAATGGTTTATATTTAATTGTTGATATTTTGGGCAAGATAACTAGCGATTTATTTTCTTCAACAACTTTTGTACGGATAGTCCATCCAAAAAAGTCTGTAAAGATAAATCGAATACCTTCGAATTGCATTTTACCTCGCTTCAAGTCGTCCAATTCATAGGACCATTCAAATTTGCGTTTCCATCCAACAAAGTAGATTTGATTGAAGCTTCCTTTAAATTTACTATCAATCCCAATTTCTTGAACAGTCATAAATATAAGCGGAATCCAAGTTGTATTCCGAAAGCTAACCGTTACTTTTGCAGAATCACCGCGATGAAGCTTAGAAGGCGTTATTTCTCGATGCACCTCTTCAATCTTAATGGGCGCAAAGGAAAAGAGAAGCGAGTAAAGTAAAAATGGTGTTAAAGAATAGAAAACAAACCAACTGACAAAACCGCCTTGAAACATCGCATAACTAAATGTGATAACTGCCAGCAAAAGAGTGGCTGTAAACCTTCCTCCACTGCGCAGGTAAGTTTTCAGCTTTTTCATTGCTCAGCATACCTTTTAATCGGAATAACAGATTTCTCTATGATTCGATTGACTATTCCTTCTGCAGTGATACCTTCATATCTCGCTTCAGGCTTTAAGATAATACGATGTCCAAATACAAATGGCGCTAAATACTGGACGTCATCCGGATTCACATAATCACGGTCCTGCATTTTTGCATAGGCTTTAGCCGCTCTCATTAAGGCAATAGAGGCACGTGGACTTACACCTAGATACACTTCACTTACATTCCTTGTTGCTCTTGCAAGTTGCACAATATAGCTCTTAACCGAATCTTCAATATATACATTCCTCACTTCCTCTTGAAGTTCTAAAAGCTCGTCTATAGAGATGACCGGCGATAAATGAACAATTGGTTCAGAATTGGAAGCACGACGTAATACTTCAACCTCTTCTTGTGCGGAAGGATAGCCCATTTTAATTTTTAGCAAAAAACGATCTAATTGTGCTTCAGGCAATGGATATGTACCTTCATATTCAATTGGATTTTGTGTTGCCATTACAAAAAACGGCTTTTTAATTTGCAATGTCTCTCCCTCTATCGTTACAGAAGCTTCTTCCATACTTTCTAGAAGAGCAGATTGTGTTTTAGGAGAGGTACGGTTAATTTCATCTGCCAAAATAATATTTCCGATAATCGGCCCTGGACGAAACTCAAACTGGAGCGTTTTCGGATTATATATGGAAACACCGATTACATCAGATGGAAGTAAATCCGGTGTAAATTGTATACGTTTAAATTCTGCGCTTACTGATTTTGCTAAAGCTTTTACCATCATTGTCTTTCCGACCCCTGGCACATCCTCAAGCAGAACATGTCCTCCTGATAGAAGTGCAACAACACTTAATTCTGCTACTTCACGCTTTCCTATCATTACTTTTTCTATATTTTTTATGATCGCTTCAACTTGTCTATGCATTATTAACATTCCTCCAAAATCTCCAACAATAGTCAGAATTTACACACATTATATATTAAGCATAAACGAAAAGTAGGTACGAATCCAATAATAGAACCGAATTATTTACCTAAATTTTTACAGGTTATCCATTATCTATTACCCACATCATTACATGCACAAAAAAAATGCCTCAATTATAAATTGAAGCATTTTTTTGCTATTAGATTGACGAACGGTAAGCATGAATACCGGTTACTTGTTTTCGTGCCGTTTCTATTTTCTCAGAATGCTTCAACAAGTGATTTTGCAACGATGCAATCGACATTGCATCAAACCGCAAACCATTAATGGCCATTCTTTTCAAATTTGTTTTCAGCACAACCTTTTTTGAAGAAGGACTC is drawn from Lysinibacillus sp. SGAir0095 and contains these coding sequences:
- a CDS encoding transglutaminase family protein is translated as MKKNTFSLIELAIYYIVIFFLLREWLVPVMELTNTGFLQLIMLFIALALVISLFQIHFVISALIKFSYIIWFIVFVYGQVFVLSAEGIDFLFNDFQTNLTAILSADWLHITDPFRTFLFFILIWMLIYLIHHWIVVRMSVFYFLLLTVFFIGTLDTFTKYDGDFAIVRIMVLGLAMTVFLLLKRLLKQADIKVDLMRYIKLSVPVVLLVMVVSSIAIFLPKFSPQWPDPVPFIKAAAGKGGAEVNGGGIRKVGYGENDSRLGGSFVADDTVVFLAEAETKQYWRVETKDVYTSKGWEDSSYFQGELRAFAHGEQVQYSLPVGPEEDTKTATIEVMNPYEFVIQPYGLKSVTSAMISVLPNLEFMMSLDTEKIMSFVDRAPTALPGYTVEYSKPVYLYSTLKNPTEEIDPTLAERYLQLPETLPARVRELAADIVEGRDTPYDQARAIEMFFKQNGFRYDTDKVAVPSEEQDYVDQFLFDTKIGYCDNFSTSMVVLLRSIGIPARWVKGFAGGDVIDNHGSSSTYQITNNDAHSWVEAYIPNVGWMNFEPTIGFNNSRNIEYDLTTEDEEEEVLSVEEETEPDEKIEKDNEPQQTTAQEGQFFKNISNFFEQNKLILIITLLLVLVGAFVLYKIRRKWLPKVYRQLYRKKELNESTFESSFLKLLKLLEMKGFKRKEGQTLQIFAKEIDSYFGTGHMSMLTNAYEQTIYSKDAAGVNMHQMKESWEYLINRVTS
- a CDS encoding DUF58 domain-containing protein; protein product: MKKLKTYLRSGGRFTATLLLAVITFSYAMFQGGFVSWFVFYSLTPFLLYSLLFSFAPIKIEEVHREITPSKLHRGDSAKVTVSFRNTTWIPLIFMTVQEIGIDSKFKGSFNQIYFVGWKRKFEWSYELDDLKRGKMQFEGIRFIFTDFFGWTIRTKVVEENKSLVILPKISTIKYKPLQMQFEHGGVAAPFSMVKDTSLVTGIRDYQSGDKYSWIHWKSFAKNETLRTKEFEDRQTQDIFLAIEQSSTKNFEHAVDLTASILQSVIKNHGDISFLSTGEKKEIFPKLKSQSRLEKVMQHLAVIEPDSKQSIDSILGNEMGLINSATLVLVTGELSKELKDFFVNSSKFARGIVCFVVSDQKEKVIEKRLSVGNVKVIHITDDQFENAFTEVMKP
- a CDS encoding MoxR family ATPase; this translates as MHRQVEAIIKNIEKVMIGKREVAELSVVALLSGGHVLLEDVPGVGKTMMVKALAKSVSAEFKRIQFTPDLLPSDVIGVSIYNPKTLQFEFRPGPIIGNIILADEINRTSPKTQSALLESMEEASVTIEGETLQIKKPFFVMATQNPIEYEGTYPLPEAQLDRFLLKIKMGYPSAQEEVEVLRRASNSEPIVHLSPVISIDELLELQEEVRNVYIEDSVKSYIVQLARATRNVSEVYLGVSPRASIALMRAAKAYAKMQDRDYVNPDDVQYLAPFVFGHRIILKPEARYEGITAEGIVNRIIEKSVIPIKRYAEQ